In a genomic window of Rhodothermia bacterium:
- the rpmC gene encoding 50S ribosomal protein L29 — MNTKEIREMSAVEIETQIAEQEAQYRKLKFQHTIANLENPMQIRNTRRAVARLKTILAEKLAADAEV; from the coding sequence ATGAACACCAAGGAAATACGCGAAATGTCCGCTGTGGAAATCGAAACCCAAATTGCGGAACAAGAAGCCCAGTATCGGAAATTGAAGTTCCAGCATACGATTGCCAACTTGGAAAATCCGATGCAAATCCGAAATACCCGTCGTGCAGTTGCACGGCTCAAAACCATTTTGGCAGAAAAACTGGCGGCAGATGCCGAAGTATAA